The Oncorhynchus kisutch isolate 150728-3 linkage group LG8, Okis_V2, whole genome shotgun sequence DNA segment GGCATTTAAAACCACTGTCCTGGTCTGGTGACACACTAGATTCCTGGCTCTGACAGAGGCCTTTAAAACCACTGTCCTGGTCTGGTGACACACTAGATTCCTGGCTCTGTCAGAGGCCATTAAAACCACTGTGCAAATCATGCTGACTCCCTCGTGTTCGCCAACAAAAGCCAATTGTGCCAGGCTGCCAACCATAAGTGAGAGAATACAGATACCAGCTTGACAAAATCAGTTTGGGTTTCTGTCCTTGTGGTAATAGGAGAGTAAATCACATTTTTATTCATATTAAATGTTTCTTTGCAATGACTTATCAATTAAACAAATAGTACTGACTGAACTGAAAACAAATTGTTTAATTTAATCAGCATTCCAAAATCTGTGAGGGAGAATAATTATTATGTGCCTAGAGTTCAAAGATGAACCCCTGATTTCATTGGAACCGAAAACTTGACATTTTCTAAGGAGAGGGCATGCTGTCTCAAACAAAGGAGCACAGTGTATTCTATTAAAATGACAAACGCCACTGTGCACCCTCACCCCTCAGCCAACAGGCTAGGCTGAACAAAACAAGCCATTCagagccctccctctctctaactctgcaAAATGGATTATTGCTTTCTCTTTTAAGTGGCATTGCTGCTTTGTGACTTGCACATGATTTGGCAGGAAAATGCCAGCTGGAGCTCCATTCTGGGCTTTATTCACATGACTGGTGGCTGACAAAAGGGCCAGGCTGTGGGACTGGGAGGCTGTGGGACTGGGAGGCTGTGGGACTGGGAGGCTGTGGGACTGGGAGGCTGTGGGACTGTAGGGCTGTGGGACTGTAGGGCTGTGGGGCTTGGAGGCTGTGGGGCTtggaggctgtgggctgtgggACTTGGAGGCTGTGGGACTGTAGGGCTGTGGGACTGTAGGGCTGTGGGGCTtggaggctgtgggctgtgggACTGTAGGGCTGTGGGACTGAGAGGCTGTGGGCTGTGGGACTGTAGGGCTGTGGGACTGGGAGGCTGTGGGACTGTAGGGCTGTGGGGCTTGGAGGTTGTGGGGCTTGGAGGCTGTAGGGCTGTGGGACTGTAGGGCTGTGGGACTGTAAGGCTGTGGGACTGTAGGGCTGTGGGGCTTGGAGGCTGTGGGACTGTAGGGCTGTGGGACTGAGAGGCTGTAGGGCTGTGGGACTGTAGGGCTGTGGGACTGTAGGGCTGTGGGGCTTGGAGGCTGTGGGACTGTAGGGCTGTGGGACTGAGAGGCTGtgggctgtgggactgggagGCTGTGGGACTTGGAGGCTGAGGGCTGTGGGACTGTAGGGCTGTGGGACTGGGAGGCTGTGGGCTGTGACGCTGGGAGGCTGTGGGACTGGGAGGCTGTGGAGCTGGGAGGCTGTGGGTATAGGAAGCTGTGAGGCTGTGGGGCTGTGGGACTGGAAGGCTGTAGGGATGTGGGACTGGGAGGCTGTGGGACTGGGAGGCTGTAGGGATAGGAAGCTGTGAGCCTGTGGGGCTGTGATACTGAAAGGCTGTAGGGATGTGGGACTGGGAGGCTGTGGGACTGGGAGGCTGTAGGGATAGGAAGCTGTGAGGCTGTGGGACTGCAGGGCTGTGGGACTGTAGGGCTGTGGGACTGTAGGGCTGTGGGACTGTAGGGCTGTGGGGCTtggaggctgtgggctgtgggACTGTAGGGCTGTGGGACTGAGAGGCTGTGGGCTGTGGGACTGTAGGGCTGTGGGACTGGGAGGCTGTGGGCTGTGATGCTGGGAGGCTTTGGGTCTGCGGGGCTtggaggctgtgggctgtgggactgtagggctgtaggactgggaggctgtgggctgtgggACTGTAGGGCTGTGGGACTGGGAGGCTGTGGGACTGTAGGGCTGTGGGACTGTAGGGCTGTGGGGCTTGGAGGCTGTGGGGCTtggaggctgtgggctgtgggactgtaggcctgtgggactgtagggctgtgggactgtagggctgtggggcttggaggctgtgggctgtgggactgtagggctgtgggactgagaggctgtgggctgtgggactgtagggctgtgggactgggagactgtgggctgtgggactgtagggctgtgggactgggaggctgtgggctgtgggACTGTAGGGCTGTGGGACTGGGAGGCTGTGGGCTGTGACGCTGGGAGGCTTTGGGTCTGCGGGGCTtggaggctgtgggctgtgggACTGTAGGGCTGTGGGACTGTAGGGCTGTGGGACTGTAGGGCTGTGGGACTGGGTGGCTTTGGGCTGTGGGACTGTAGGGCTGTGGGACTGGGAGGCTGTGGGACTGTAGGGCTGTGGGACTGTAGGGCTGTGGGGCTTGGAGGTTGTGAGGCTtggaggctgtgggctgtgggactgtagggctgtgggactgtaaggctgtgggactgtagggctgtgggactgtagggctgtggggcttggaggctgtgggctgtgggactgtagggctgtgggactgagaggctgtgggctgtgggactgggagGCTGTGGGACTTGGAGGCTGGGGCTGTGGGACTGTAGGGctgtgggactgggagactgtgggctgtgggactgtagggctgtgggactgggaggctgtgggctgtgggACTGTAGGGCTGTGGGACTGTAGGGCTGTGGGGCTTGGAGGCTGTGGGGCTTGGAGGCTGTGGGACTGTAGGGCTGTGGGACTGTAGGGCTGTGGGACTGTAGGGCTGTGGGTCTTGGAGGCTGTGGGACTGTAGGGCTGTGGGACTGAGAGGCTGTGGGCTGTGGGACTGTAGGGCTGTGGGACTGTAGGGctgtgggactgggagactgtgggctgtgggactgtagggctgtgggactgggaggctgtgggctgtgggACTGTAGGGCTGTGGGACTGGGAGGCTGTGGGCTGTGACACTGGGAGGCTTTGGGTCTGCGGGGCTtggaggctgtgggctgtgggACTGTAGGGCTGTGGGACTATAGGGCTGTGGGACTGTAGGGCTTTGGGACTGTAGGGCTGTGGGACTGGGAGGCTGTGGGACTGTAGGGCTGTGGGACTGTAGGGCTGTGGGGCTTGGAGGCTGTGGGGCTtggaggctgtgggctgtgggACTGTAGGGCTGTGGGACTGTAAGGCTGTGGGACTTTAAGGCTGTGGGACTGTAGGGCTGTGGGGCTtggaggctgtgggctgtgggactgtagggctgtgggactgagaggctgtgggctgtgggactgggagGCTGTGGGACTTGGAGGCTGAGGACTGTGGGACTGTAGGGCTGTGGGACTGGGAGGCTGTGGGCTGTGACGCTGGGAGGCTTTGGGTCTGCGGGGCTtggaggctgtgggctgtgggactgtagggctgtgggactgtagggctgtgggactgggaggctgtgggctgtgggactgtagggctgtgggactgggaggctgtgggctgtgggactgtagggctgtgggacatggaggctgtgggctgtgggACTGTAGGGCTGTGGGACTGGGAGGCTGTGGACGCTGTGAGGCTTTGGGTCTGCGGGGCTtggaggctgtgggctgtgggACTGTAGGGCTGTGGGGCTTGAAGGCTGTGGGCCTGTAGGGCTGTGGGACTGGGAGGCTGTGGGCTGTGACGCTGGGAGGCTTTGGGTCTGCGGGGCTTGGAGGCTGTAGGCTGTGGGACTGTAGGGCTGTGGGACTGGGAGGCTGTGGGCTGTGACGCTGGGAGGCTTTGGGTCTGCGGGGCTGGGAGGAGTGGGGATGTGGGACTGGGGGGCTGAAGGGCTGGGAGGCTGTGGGGCTGTGGGACAGGGAGGATGTGGGGCTGTGAGGCTGGGAGGCTGTGGGACTGGGAGGCTGTGGAGCTGGGAGGCTGTGGGTATAGGAAGCTGTGAGGCTGTGGGGCTGTGGGACTGGAAGGCTGTAGGGATGTGGGACTGGGAGGCTGTGGGACTGGGAGGCTGTAGGGATAGGAAGCTGTGAGCCTGTGGGGCTGTGATACTGAAAGGCTGTAGGGATGTGGGACTGGGAGGCTGTGGGACTGGGAGGCTGTAGGGATAGGAAGCTGTGAGGCTGTGGGACTGCAGGGCTGTGGGACTGTAGGGCTGTGGGACTGGGAGGCTATGGGGCTGGGAGGCTGTGGCGCTGGGAGGCTGTGGGGCTGGGAGGCTGTGGTGCTGGGAGGCTGTGGGGCTGGGAGGCTGTGGTGCTGGGAGGCGGTGAGGCTATAGGAATAGGAAGCTGTGAGGCTGTGGGGCTGGGAGGCTGTGGGGCTGGGAGGCTGTGGGCTGTGACGCTGGGAGGCTTTGGGTCTGCGGGGCTtggaggctgtgggctgtgggactgtagggctgtgggactgtagggctgtgggactggcgggctgtgggctgtgggacTGTAGGGCTGTGACGCTGGGAGGCTTTGGGTCTGCGGGGCTGGGCGGAGTGGGGATGTGGGACTGGGGGGCTGAAGGGCTGGGAGGCTGTGGGCTGTGACGCTGGGAGGCTTTGGGTCTGCGGGGCTGGGAGGAGTGGGGATGTGGGACTGGGGGGCTGAAAGGCTGGGAGGCTGTGGGGCTGTGGGACAGGGAGGATGTGGGGCTGTGAAGCTGGGAGGCTGTGGGACTGGGAGGCTGTGGAGCTGGGAGGCTGTGGGTATAGGAAGCTGTGAGGCTGTGGGGCTGTGGGACTGGAAGGCTGTAGGGATGTGGGACTGGGAGGCTGTGGGACTGGGAGGCTGTAGGGATAGGAAGCTGTGAGCCTGTGGGGCTGTGATACTGAAAGGCTGTAGGGATGTGGGACTGGGAGGCTGTGGGACTGGGAGGCTGTAGGGATAGGAAGCTGTGAGGCTGTGGGACTGTAGGGCTGTGGGACTGGGAGGCTATGGGGCTGGGAGGCTGTAGGGATAGGAAGCTGTGAGGCTGTGGGACTGTAGGGCTGTGGGACTGGGAGGCTATGGGGCTGGGAGGCTGTGGCGCTGGGAGGCTGTGGGGCTGGGAGGCTGTGGTGCTGGGAGGCTGTGGGGCTGGGAGGCTGTGGTGCTGGGAGGGGGTGAGGCTATAGGAATAGGAAGCTGTGAGGCTGTGGGGCTGGGAGGCTGTGGGGATGGGAGGCTGGGAGGCTGTGGGGCTGGGAGGCTGTGGGGCTGGGAGGCTGTAGGGCTGGGAGGCTGTGGGGCTGGGAGACTGTGAGGCTGGGAGGCTGTGGGCTGGGAGGCTGTGGGACTGGGAGGCTGTGTGGCTGGGAGACTGTGGGGCTGGGAGGCTGTGGGGCTGTGGGACTGTAGGGCTGTGGGACTGGGAGGCTGTGGGGCTGGGAGGCTGTTGGGATAGGAAGCTGTGAGGCTGTggggctgtggggctgtgggGCTGTGAGGCTATAGGAATAGGAAGCTGTGAGGCTGTGGGGCTGGGAGGCTGTGGTGCTGGGAGGCTGTGGGGCTGGGAGGCTGTAGGGCTGGGAGGCTGTGGGGCTGGGAGACTGTGAGGCTGTGGGGCTGGGAGGCTGTGGGGCTGGGAGGCTGTGGGGCTGGGAGGCTGTGGGGCTGGGAAGCTGTGGTGCTTGGAGGCTGTTGGGATAGGAAGCTGTGAGGCTGTggggctgtggggctgtgggGCTGTGAGGCTATAGGAATAGGAAGCTGTGAGGCTGTGGGGCTGGGAGGCTGTGGTGCTGGGAGGCTGTGGGGCTGGGAGGCTGTAGGGCTGGGAGGCTGTGGGGCTGGGAGACTGTGAGGCTGTGGGGCTGGGAGGCTGTGGGGCTGGGAGGCTGTGGGGCTGGGAGGCTGTGGGGCTGGGAGGCTGTAGGGCTGGGAGGCTGTGAGGATGCGGGGCTGGGAGGCTGGTAGACTGTCGGGCTGGGAGGCTGTGGGACTGGGAGGCTGTGGTGCTGTGGGGATAGGAAGCTGCaaggctgtagggctgtaggactgGGAGGCTGTAGGGCTGGGAGGCTATAGGGATAGGAAGCTGTGAGGCTGTGGGGCTGTGGGACTGTAGGGCTGTGGGACTGGGAGGCTATGGGGCTGGGAGGCTGTGAGGCTGTTGGGAAAGGAAGCTGTGAGGCTGTGGGGCTGGGAGGCTGTGGTGCTGGGAGGCTGTGAGGCTATAGGAATAGGAAGCTGTGAGGCTGTGGGGCTGGGAGGCTGTGGTGCTGGGAGGCTGTGGGGCTGGGAGGCTGTGGGGctgggaggctgggaggctgTGGGGCTGTGAGGCTGTAGGGCTGGGAGGCTGTGGGGCTGGGAGGCTGTGGGACTGGGAGGCTGTGGGGCTGGGAGGCTGTGGGGCTGGGAGGTTGTGGGACTGGGAAGCTGTGGTGCTGGGAGGCTGTTGGGATAGGAAGCTGTGAGGCTGTggggctgtggggctgtgggGCTGTGAGGCTATAGGAATAGGAAGCTGTGAGGCTGTGGGGCTGGGAGGCTGTGGTGCTGGGAGGCTGTGGGGCTGGGAGGCTGTAGGGCTGGGAGGCTGTGGGGCTGGGAGACTGTGAGGCTGTGGGGCTGGGAGGCTGTGGGGCTGGGAGGCTGTGGGGCTGGGAGGCTGTGGGGCTGGGAGGCTGTAGGGCTGGGAGGCTGTGAGGATGCGGGGCTGGGAGGCTGGTAGACTGTCGGGCTGGGAGGCTGTGGGACTGGGAGGCTGTGGTGCTGTGGGGATAGGAAGCTGCaaggctgtagggctgtaggactgGGAGGCTGTAGGGCTGGGAGGCTATAGGGATAGGAAGCTGTGAGGCTGTGGGGCTGTGGGACTGTAGGGCTGTGGGACTGGGAGGCTATGGGGCTGGGAGGCTGTGAGGCTGTTGGGAAAGGAAGCTGTGAGGCTGTGGGGCTGGGAGGCTGTGGTGCTGGGAGGCTGTGAGGCTATAGGAATAGGAAGCTGTGAGGCTGTGGGGCTGGGAGGCTGTGGTGCTGGGAGGCTGTGGGGCTGGGAGGCTGTGGGGctgggaggctgggaggctgTGGGGCTGTGAGGCTGTAGGGCTGGGAGGCTGTGGGGCTGGGAGGCTGTGGGACTGGGAGGCTGTGGGGCTGGGAGGCTGTGGGGCTGGGAGGTTGTGGGACTGGGAAGCTGTGGTGCTGTGGGGATAGGAAGCTGTAAGGCTGTAGGGCTGTGGGACTGGGAGGCTGTGGGGCTGGGAGATTGTGGGGCTGGGAGGCTGTGGGGCTGGGAGGTTGTGGGACTGGGAGGCTGTGGTGCTGTGGGGATAGGAAGCTGTAAGGCTGTAGGGCTGTGGGACTGTAGGGCTGGGAGGCTGGGAGGCTATAGGGATAGGAAGCTGTGAGGCTGTGGGGCTGTGGGACTGTAGGGCTGTGGGACTGGGAGGCTATGGGGCTGGGAGGCTGTGAGGCTGTTGGGATAGGAAGCTGTGAGGCTGTGGGGCTGGGAAGCTGTATGGCTGGGAGACTGTGGGGCTCTGGGACTGTCACAGACatatattaattaattaatgaacAAGATAGATAAGAAAGTCCTACAAATACACAAGAGAGATCGTGTGAGAACTTCAAGGACTCCAGAGTCAGACAGTTATCAAGTCATTTACAAAATGCAATGGTGCTTCTCTCTACTTCATAATCCTCTACCACACTGCTCTATTCAGATAAAACATATGAGTGTTAGGCTATTCATGTTCTCCAGGGACGGAAAAATATAACCCAAAATGTTGATAAAGTCATCTTTCAGAAGAACACTGTAAAAGAAGGCCATTTGGTTATTTCTTAAgcgcagcagcagcagagaaTTTTTTTTAACAATCCCTCAATGAGAAAGACCAAGTGCTTAGGAACTCAACCCCTTCTATCCCCCCGAATCATTTACACCCACACCAGGGTTTCTGGTGTGTGGAGCTTAACAGCGTGACCGGGAATATCTTTTTATttac contains these protein-coding regions:
- the LOC116374742 gene encoding proline-rich extensin-like protein EPR1, producing the protein MSVTVPEPHSLPAIQLPSPTASQLPIPTASQPPSPIASQSHSPTVPQPHSLTASYPYSLPASQPYSPTALQPYSFLSPQHHSLPVPQPPSPTASQPHNLPAPQPPSPTALQPYSFLSPQHHSFPVPQPPSPTASQPHSLPVPQPPSPTASQPYSLTAPQPPSLPAPQPPSPTASQHHSLPPPSPTASQSYSPTALQLPIPTAPQPPSPTASQPDSLPASQPRILTASQPYSLPAPQPPSPTASQPHSLPAPQPHSLPAPQPPSPTASQPHSLPAPQPPSPTASQLPIPIASQPHSPTAPQPHSFLSQQPPSTTASQSHNLPAPQPPSPTASQSHSLPAPQPPSPTASQPHSLPASQPHSLPAPQPPSTTASQPHSLTASYSYSLTASQHHSLPAPQPHSFLSQQPHTSQPYSLPVLQPYSLAASYPHSTTASQSHSLPARQSTSLPAPHPHSLPALQPPSPTASQPHSLPAPQPPSPTASQSPSPTASQPYSLPAPQPPSTTASQPHSLTASYSYSLTAPQPHSPTASQLPIPTASKHHSFPAPQPPSPTASQPHSLPAPQPHSLPAPQPPSPTASQPHSLPAPQPPSPTASQLPIPIASQPHSPTAPQPHSFLSQQPPSPTASQSHSPTVPQPHSLPAPQSPSHTASQSHSLPAHSLPASQSPSPTASQPYSLPAPQPPSPTASQPPIPTASQPHSLTASYSYSLTPSQHHSLPAPQPPSTTASQPHSLPAPQPPSPIASQSHSPTVPQPHSFLSLQPPSPIASQSHSPTVPQPHSFLSLQPPSPTASQSHIPTAFQYHSPTGSQLPIPTASQSHSLPVPHPYSLPVPQPHSLTASYTHSLPAPQPPSPTASQLHSPTSSLSHSPTASQPFSPPVPHPHSSQPRRPKASQRHSPQPPSPSAPQSHIPTPPSPADPKPPSVTALQSHSPQPASPTALQSHSPTVPQPTASKPRRPKASQRHSPQPPSPTASQPHSLTASYSYSLTASQHHSLPAPQPPSTTASQPHSLPAPQPPSPIASQSHSPTVPQPCSPTASQLPIPTASQSHSLPVPHPYSLSVSQPHRLTASYPYSLPVPQPPSPTSLQPSSPTAPQPHSFLYPQPPSSTASQSHSLPASQPHILPVPQPHSLPALQPPSPTSPLLPAPQTQSLPASQPTASQSHSPTVPQPTASKPRRPKASQRHSPQPPSPTALQAHSLQAPQPYSPTAHSLQAPQTQSLTASTASQSHSPTVPQPTASMSHSPTVPQPTASQSHSPTVPQPTASQSHSPTVPQPYSPTAHSLQAPQTQSLPASQPTASQSHSPTVPQSSASKSHSLPVPQPTASQSHSPTVPQPTASKPHSPTVPQP